From one Brachypodium distachyon strain Bd21 chromosome 4, Brachypodium_distachyon_v3.0, whole genome shotgun sequence genomic stretch:
- the LOC100834950 gene encoding LOW QUALITY PROTEIN: uncharacterized protein LOC100834950 (The sequence of the model RefSeq protein was modified relative to this genomic sequence to represent the inferred CDS: inserted 2 bases in 2 codons) gives MPSLGAVMADGREATATATTMKDTATMVASKTKKTTLLSLLRAKSERRAEAEEKVEWVRSQIIGGDAELDTPFGRRALVYADHTASGRGLRYVEDYLLTHVLPFYGNTHTEDSYVGSRTTRTLCGASNYIKRRTGAGDGVALLFCGSGTTAAIKRLQEATGIAAPPGLPRARVVALRPEERWVVFVGPYEHHSNLLSWRQSLADVVEVGAGGGEDGGGLVVDLAALRRALGSPEYADRPMLGSFSACSNVTGILTDTRAIARVLHQHGAFACFDFAASAPYVEIDMRPGEMDGYDAIFLSPHKFPGGAPGTPGILLMSRALYVLGARSMPPSPCGSATVSYVNGANECDTVYLDGMEEHEAAGXPPVAEAVRAALAFWVKERVVGLGVVALRERAHTDAAMRWLLRNPRVEVLGDVKAXRLPIFSFLVYPGGGGGAMEMERRTKQRPLHGRFVARLMNDLFGIQGRGGCACAGPYGHALLGIGHDLSLRIRSAILKGYHGVKPGWTRVSFAYYMPREEFRFILATIDFVAEHGHRFLPLYAFDWATGNWTFRRRAVKHHLIMEELLHLGGADEARRTTKEESKTDDDDKFKSYLELATKVALSLPDTTSCDPRQVASRLPEGIDPDIVLFRV, from the exons ATGCCGTCCCTTGGAGCCGTCATGGCGGATGGCCGCgaggccacggccacggccaccaccATGAAGGACACAGCGACGATGGTGGCGAGcaagacgaagaagacgacccTTCTGAGCCTGCTCCGGGCCAAGTCGGAGCggagggcggaggcggaggagaaggtggAGTGGGTCCGGTCCCAGATCATCGGCGGCGACGCCGAGCTGGACACGCCGTTCGGCCGCCGTGCCCTCGTCTACGCCGACCACACCGCCTCGGGCCGCGGTCTTCGCTACGTCGAGGACTACctcctcacccacgtcctccCCTTCTACG GAAACACGCACACAGAGGACAGCTACGTGGGGAGcaggacgacgaggacgctATGCGGGGCGAGCAACTACATCAAGCGTcgcaccggcgccggagacggcgTCGCGCTGCTCTTCTGCGGCTCCGGCACGACGGCGGCGATCAAGCGGCTGCAGGAGGCCACAGGGATCGCGGCGCCACCGGGGCTCCCGCGGGCGCGGGTGGTGGCGCTGAGGCCGGAGGAGCGGTGGGTGGTCTTTGTGGGGCCCTACGAGCACCACTCGAACCTGCTGTCGTGGCGGCAGAGCCTGGCGGACGTGGTGgaggtcggcgccggcggcggagaggacggcggcgggctcgtcgtcgacctcgccgcgCTCCGGCGCGCGCTGGGGTCCCCCGAGTACGCGGACCGGCCCATGCTGGGGTCCTTCTCGGCCTGCAGCAACGTCACGGGGATCCTCACCGATACCCGCGCCATAGCACGCGTCTTGCACCAGCACGGCGCCTTCGCCTGCTTTGACTTCGCCGCCAG CGCGCCCTACGTGGAGATCGACATGAGGCCGGGCGAGATGGACGGCTACGACGCCATCTTTCTGAGCCCGCACAAGTTCCCAGGGGGTGCCCCGGGCACGCCGGGGATCCTCCTCATGAGCCGCGCCCTCTACGTGTTGGGTGCGCGCTCCATGCCGCCGTCCCCCTGCGGCAGCGCAACCGTGTCTTACGTCAACGGTGCTAACGAGTGCGACACGGTGTACCTCGACGGCATGGAGGAGCACGAGGCTGCCG CGCCGCCTGTGGCCGAGGCGGTGCGCGCCGCTCTCGCGTTCTGGGTCAAGGAGCGGGTCGTCGGGCTCGGTGTTGTTGCCCTTCGGGAGCGTGCCCACACCGATGCCGCCATGCGTTGGCTCCTGCGGAACCCCCGCGTCGAGGTGCTTGGGGATGTTAAGG GGAGGTTgcccatcttctccttcctcgtctaccccggcggtggcggtggagccatggagatggagaggagGACAAAACAACGGCCCCTCCATGGGCGGTTCGTGGCGAGGCTAATGAACGACCTCTTCGGCATCCAGGGCAGGGGTGGGTGCGCGTGTGCTGGCCCGTACGGGCACGCGCTCCTCGGCATTGGCCACGACCTCTCCCTCCGCATCCGCTCCGCCATTCTCAAA GGTTACCATGGCGTGAAGCCGGGATGGACGAGGGTGAGCTTCGCCTACTACATGCCGAGGGAAGAGTTCCGGTTCATCCTCGCCACCATCGACTTCGTCGCCGAGCACGGCCACCGCTTCCTGCCGCTCTACGCCTTCGACTGGGCCACGGGGAACTGGACCTTCCGGCGCCGAGCGGTCAAGCACCACCTCATCATGGAGGAGCTGCTGCATCTTGGTGGCGCTGACGAAGCCCGGAGGACGACGAAGGAGGAGTCGAAgaccgacgacgacgacaagtTCAAGAGCTACCTGGAGCTGGCCACAAAGGTCGCGCTCTCGCTGCCGGACACTACCAGCTGCGATCCGCGGCAGGTTGCAAGCCGTTTGCCCGAGGGAATCGACCCTGACATTGTGCTCTTTCGAGTGTGA
- the LOC104584609 gene encoding NAC domain-containing protein 83 — protein sequence MADGSVLMLPSGFKFRPSDKDLILEYLYRRSIDEPLPWAVIVEADIMGSSPWDLLPEGAKEKYFLTRRDLKYMDGSRINRITQEGYWKARRTESPIYVHNILVGMRRSLLFYVGTPKGMRTIWAMREYRLAGAGLSPCMVMRPTGSETFGRTCQIDATATAKRLVLCVQRNDVLSSSLCNTVSHDGFAPKMVYPDESWVICRMYKKRTRASPIITLPAASSCPGVRARFTNFMEANRESSLASSSIHSPSLDKEEEGVGSGENKPGSNN from the exons ATGGCAGACGGTTCTGTACTCATGTTGCCCTCGGGCTTCAAGTTTAGGCCCTCCGACAAGGATCTAATTCTTGAGTACCTCTACCGCCGTTCAATCGATGAGCCGCTACCTTGGGCTGTCATTGTTGAAGCGGACATAATGGGTAGCAGTCCATGGGATCTTTTACCAG AGGGAGCAAAGGAGAAGTACTTCCTCACTCGTAGGGATCTGAAGTACATGGACGGCTCACGCATCAACCGCATTACCCAGGAAGGGTACTGGAAGGCAAGAAGGACAGAGTCCCCGATCTATGTCCACAACATACTGGTGGGCATGAGGCGGTCTCTGCTGTTCTACGTTGGCACCCCGAAAGGCATGCGCACAATTTGGGCTATGCGAGAGTaccgcctcgccggcgccggtctCAGTCCCTGCATGGTGATGAGGCCTACTGGGTCAGAAACTTTTGGTCGAACTTGCCAAATCGATGCCACAGCCACTGCCAAG CGTCTTGTGCTCTGCGTGCAGAGAAATGATGTACTCTCTAGTTCACTTTGCAACACGGTTTCTCATGATGGTTTTGCACCTAAGATGGTGTACCCAGATGAATCCTGGGTCATTTGCCGCATGTACAAGAAGAGGACTCGTGCAAGTCCTATCATCACGCTGCCTGCTGCTAGTTCATGCCCTGGAGTTCGAGCTCGCTTCACCAACTTCATGGAGGCTAATCGTGAATCATCCCTTGCGAGTAGCTCCATCCACAGCCCCTCTTTGGacaaagaagaggagggggtTGGCAGTGGTGAAAACAAGCCTGGAAGCAACAACTGA
- the LOC100842385 gene encoding phosphatidylinositol 4-kinase beta 1, whose amino-acid sequence MVRLLGLRGLSFGPEESPREITAAGGDAAPPVGSSGWLVRFFDSAFFCEWIAVSYLYKHDHAGVRDYLCNRMYTLPLPGLEAYLFQVCYMLVHKPSPSLDRFVIDTCAKSLRIALKVHWILAAELELEETEDLDGIDKVQEQCQAAATVQGEWPPLVRPAPLSPVASPRGNPMLSRIRSSKQRLMSLASSPSLGLSPTGGGTNVPATDDAGVGRGKQPVMPSSEDNRLLRRLSIGPKVVRDALFSKRSMEKDEEQDKDGFFKRLLRDSKDKEEDDGDKEGFFKRLLKDSKEKENEEEEGDKDGFFRRLLRDSKDEDMELTPSSDGLLKRLFRDKEDRQGDDEEKEGLFRRIFKDKNEDRRESMHGKHGDEEKLGKSLEDDDREGFFRKIFKDKNEERKDGGSQKQHDGREKVGASTEEEKKDGFFRQLFKEKIDEKKEGTTPSKKEDDDKGNKSIDEDNFFRRIFKDKNEEKKGGAHYRNEDDKFEEGDKENFFRKLFKDKHEGRRIEGFDKNDDDGRSTSGIEEEENSEFLSFRRLFRVHPEDAKSGHIEGSHPSGISEGSPGSESFFKRLFRDRDRSLEDSELLTSKLLKEKYPDSTGNSEKQSGKPPLPNNVIAELRKGSYYASLELVQSLCDTSYGLVDIFPVEDRKIALLESLTEINSHIASSEKNGGVCFPMGKGICRVVHIPEDESVLLNSREKAPYLICVEVLKAETPSHSKGSSDVNKLSKGGIPLANGDVQLPKPPPWAYPLWSRHETQNYETDRMLNSTSQVIDQAMAQLWEAKVKFVNVSFSIEKIGRSRSIAMSESGRRRQATTDPRDPWEDSQAIVDQPIEWVKVTLSAVPGVSMEDVDDNEPTRKKDHRRVPSTIAMEEVKAAALKGEAPPGLPLKGVGQSTQNLDSKATDGGDPKPTDALAGELWTVKKERIRRSSVHGRLPGWDLRSIIVKSGDDCRQEHLAVQLVAHFYDIYQEAGLPLWLRPYEVIVTSAYAALIETIPDTASIHSIKSRFPNISSLRDYYVAKYEENSPNFKLAQRNFVESMAGYSILSYLLQIKDRHNGNLLIDEEGHIIHIDFGFMLSNSPGGVNFESAPFKLTRELLEVMDSDAEGTPSEFFDYFKVLCIQGFLTCRKHAERVILLVEMLQDSGFPCFKGGTRTILNLRKRFHLSLTEEQCVSLVLSLISSSMDAWRTRQYDYYQRVLNGIL is encoded by the exons ATGGTGCGGCTTCTCGGGCTGCGGGGCCTGAGCTTCGGGCCAGAGGAGTCGCCGCGGGAGATCACggctgccggcggagatgcGGCGCCGCCCGTCGGGAGCAGCGGCTGGCTCGTCCGCTTCTTCGACTCCGCCTTCTTCTGCGAGTGGATCGCCGTCAGCTACCTCTACAAGCACGACCACGCCGGCGTGCGCGACTACCTCTGCAACCGCATGTACACGCTCCCGCTCCCGGGCCTCGAGGCCTACCTCTTCCAGGTCTGCTACATGCTCGTGCACAAGCCCAGCCCCTCCCTCGACCGCTTCGTCATCGACACCTGCGCCAAATCCCTGCGCATTGCTCTCAAGGTCCACTGGAtcctcgccgccgagctcgaGCTGGAGGAGACCGAGGATCTGGATGGGATTGATAAGGTGCAGGAGCAGTGCCAGGCCGCAGCGACCGTGCAGGGCGAGTGGCCGCCGCTTGTCCGGCCTGCGCCGCTATCTCCTGTTGCCAGCCCGCGTGGCAATCCCATGCTCAGCAGGATACGCTCGTCGAAGCAGCGACTGATGTCCCTTGCCTCATCGCCCTCTCTTGGCTTGAGCCCCACTGGTGGCGGGACCAATGTGCCTGCCACCGACGATGCTGGGGTTGGCAGAGGGAAGCAGCCAGTAATGCCATCATCGGAGGACAACAGGCTGCTCAGGAGACTGAGCATTGGACCGAAGGTGGTGCGTGACGCACTCTTCTCTAAACGGTCCATGGAGAAGGATGAGGAGCAGGACAAGGATGGCTTCTTTAAGAGGCTGCTTCGAGACAGCAAGgacaaggaggaggatgatGGAGATAAGGAAGGATTTTTCAAAAGGTTGCTTAAGGATagcaaggagaaggagaacgaggaggaagaaggggataAAGATGGTTTCTTTCGCAGGCTGCTTAGAGACAGCAAAGACGAGGACATGGAGCTGACACCGAGCTCGGATGGTTTGTTGAAGCGATTGTTCCGTGATAAGGAGGACAGACAGGGTGATGATGAAGAGAAGGAAGGCCTTTTCCGTAGGATATTCAAGGACAAGAATGAGGACAGGAGAGAAAGCATGCATGGAAAGCATGGGGATGAGGAAAAACTGGGAAAGAGTTTGGAGGATGATGATAGAGAAGGATTCTTCCGCAAGATTTTCAAAGATAAAAACGAGGAGAGGAAAGATGGTGGCAGTCAGAAGCAGCACGATGGTAGAGAAAAAGTTGGTGCGAGCAccgaagaagagaagaaggatggTTTTTTCCGGCAACTTTTCAAGGAGAAAATTGATGAGAAAAAGGAAGGTACTACTCCTAGCAAGAAAGAGGATGACGACAAAGGAAATAAGAGCATAGATGAAGATAACTTCTTTCGTAGAATTTTCAAGGATAAgaatgaagaaaagaagggagGTGCTCATTACAGGAATGAGGATGATAAGTTTGAGGAAGGTGATAAGGAAAATTTCTTCCGAAAACTATTTAAGGACAAACATGAGGGCAGGAGAATTGAAGGGTTTGATAAAAACGATGATGATGGTAGGAGCACCAGTGGTattgaggaggaggaaaatTCGGAGTTCTTGTCATTCCGCAGGTTATTTAGAGTGCACCCAGAGGATGCTAAGAGTGGACATATAGAAGGTAGTCATCCTAGTGGTATTTCTGAGGGTAGCCCAGGATCAGAGAGCTTTTTTAAGCGTTTGTTCCGTGATAGAGATCGCTCGCTTGAGGATTCTGAGCTTTTAACCTCAAAACTATTGAAAGAG AAATACCCTGATTCCACAGGAAACAGTGAGAAACAAAGTGGAAAACCACCTCTACCAAACAATGTGATAGCAGAGCTTCGGAAAGGCTCTTACTATGCTTCATTGGAGCTTGTTCAATCATTATGTGACACATCTTATGGTCTTGTAGACATATTTCCTGTTGAAGATCGCAAGATTGCCCTGCTAGAG TCTCTTACAGAGATCAATTCACATATTGCTTCCAGTGAGAAAAATGGAG GAGTATGCTTTCCAATGGGAAAGGGCATATGTCGAGTAGTTCATATACCTGAAGATGAGTCTGTTCTTCTAAACTCCAGAGAGAAAGCTCCTTATCTTATATGTGTTGAAGTTTTGAAAGCAGAAACACCAAG TCACTCCAAAGGGTCCTCAGATGTGAACAAACTATCAAAAGGTGGGATACCGTTGGCTAATGGAGATGTGCAATTGCCAAAGCCACCGCCATGGGCATATCCTTTGTGGAGTCGGCATGAAACacaaaattatgaaacagacAGAATGCTGAACTCTACTTCACAGGTTATTGACCAAGCCATGGCTCAACTATGGGAGGCAAAGGTGAAATTCGTAAATGTTAGTTTCTCAATAGAGAAAATTGGCCGCTCAAGAAGCATCGCAATGTCAGAGTCGGGACGTAGACGACAAGCTACGACAGATCCGCGTGATCCATGGGAAGATTCCCAGGCTATTGTTGATCAGCCCATTGAGTGGGTTAAGGTTACTTTGTCTGCAGTTCCCGGAGTTAGCATGGAAGATGTAGATGATAATGAACCTACACGGAAGAAGGACCATCGCCGTGTTCCTAGTACAATTGCCATGGAGGAAGTCAAG GCCGCAGCATTAAAAGGAGAAGCACCACCTGGTCTCCCACTGAAAGGAGTTGGTCAAAGCACTCAAAATTTAGATTCTAAG GCAACTGATGGTGGAGATCCTAAACCAACTGATGCTTTGGCTGGTGAACTTTGGACTGTCAAGAAAGAGAGGATACGGCGGTCTTCAGTTCATGGAAGATTACCTGGCTGGGATTTGCGTTCT ATTATTGTCAAGAGCGGGGATGATTGCCGACAGGAACACTTAGCTGTACAGCTTGTTGCGCACTTTTATG ATATATATCAAGAAGCTGGCTTACCACTTTGGTTACGGCCTTATGAAGTTATTGTCACATCTGCATATGCAGCACTAATAGAGACTATTCCTGATACG GCATCAATTCATTCCATAAAGAGTAGGTTTCCCAATATCTCCAGTCTCCGTGACTACTATGTAGCCAAGTATGAAGAAAATTCTCCAAATTTCAAACTTGCACAG AGGAACTTTGTGGAAAGCATGGCAGGATATTCAATTCTGAGCTACCTGCTCCAG ATCAAAGATCGTCACAATGGAAATCTCTTGATAGATGAGGAAGGGCATATTATTCATATTGATTTTGGTTTCATGCTTTCCAACTCTCCTGGAGGGGTAAATTTTGAGAGTGCGCCATTTAAGCTGACGAGGGAGCTCCTTGAA GTGATGGATTCTGATGCCGAAGGAACTCCCAGCGAGTTCTTCGACTATTTCAAG GTGCTATGCATTCAAGGGTTTCTTACTTGCCGGAAGCATGCAGAGCGGGTTATACTTCTAGTGGAAATGTTGCAG GATTCGGGTTTCCCATGCTTTAAAGGTGGTACTCGCACTATACTGAACTTGAGGAAGAGGTTCCACTTGAGTCTCACTGAAGAG CAATGTGTGTCTCTGGTGCTCTCATTGATCAGTAGCAGCATGGATGCGTGGCGCACTCGGCAGTATGACTACTACCAGAGAGTATTAAATGGGATTTTATGA
- the LOC100843203 gene encoding GDP-L-galactose phosphorylase 2, protein MEVKLTIKRVPTVLSNYQEEGGGAGCGRNCLGDCCLPASKLPLYAFKASNQNKFAQEDGLPTDFFLNSLLLGQWEDRMAQGLFRYDVTACETKVIPGELGFVAQLNEGRHLKKRPTEFRVDRVLQPFHSAKFNFTKVGQEEVLFRFENGGGDSSYFLANVPNTESSHPPSVVAINVSPIEYGHVLLIPRVLDRLPQRIDPESFLLALHMAAEAASPYFRLGYNSLGAFATINHLHFQAYYLSVPFPVEKAPTKKIPLAKCELKSGVKVSKLMNFPVRGLVFERGNTLKDLGDVVTNACIWLQDNNVPFNVLISDSGQKIFIFPQCYAEKQALGEVSQDLLDTQVNPAVWEISGHIVLKRRADFEEASEASAWRLLAEVSLSEERFEEVKACIFQGTGLTESDEEDETNEESPYASSSSAPVASSHIPEGCLVLQ, encoded by the exons atggaggtgAAGCTGACGATCAAGAGGGTGCCGACGGTGCTGTCCAACTAccaggaggaaggaggcggtgCGGGCTGCGGCCGGAACTGCCTCGGGGATTGCTGCTTGCCTG CTTCCAAGCTTCCCCTCTACGCTTTCAAGGCCAGCAACCAAAACAAGTTTGCACAGGAGGATGGGCTCCCCACCGATTTCTTCCTCAATTCTCTCCTCCTGGGCCAG TGGGAGGACAGGATGGCCCAAGGCCTATTCCGGTATGATGTCACAGCCTGCGAGACCAAGGTCATTCCCGGTGAACTTGGATTTGTTGCACAGCTCAATGAAGGCCGCCACCTGAAGAAGCGACCTACCGAGTTCCGTGTTGACCGTGTGCTCCAGCCATTCCATTCTGCCAAGTTTAACTTTACCAAGGTTGGCCAGGAGGAGGTTCTGTTCCGGTTTGAGAATGGTGGTGGTGACAGCAGTTATTTCCTTGCAAATGTCCCAAACACCGAAAGTAGCCATCCTCCCAGCGTTGTTGCGATCAAT GTGAGCCCGATCGAGTATGGTCACGTGCTTCTCATTCCTCGCGTGCTTGACCGCTTGCCTCAGCGAATTGACCCTGAAAGCTTCCTGCTTGCACTGCACATGGCAGCTGAGGCTGCAAGCCCATACTTTAGGCTTGGTTACAACAGCTTGGGTGCCTTTGCCACTATCAACCATCTCCACTTCCAG GCATACTACTTATCAGTACCTTTTCCTGTTGAGAAAGCGCCTACCAAGAAGATCCCCCTTGCCAAGTGTGAGCTCAAGAGTGGAGTAAAGGTGTCAAAGCTGATGAATTTCCCTGTGAGAGGGCTGGTATTTGAGAGAGGGAACACActgaaagatttgggtgatGTGGTTACCAATGCTTGCATTTGGCTTCAAGACAATAATGTTCCTTTCAATGTCCTCATCTCTGATTCTGGTCAAAAGATCTTCATATTCCCTCAG TGCTATGCTGAGAAGCAGGCCCTCGGTGAAGTGAGCCAGGATCTCCTGGACACACAGGTGAACCCTGCAGTGTGGGAGATAAGTGGCCACATTGTTCTAAAACGGAGGGCGGACTTCGAGGAGGCATCAGAGGCTTCGGCCTGGAGGCTTCTTGCCGAAGTCTCCCTGTCGGAGGAGCGATTTGAGGAGGTGAAGGCATGCATCTTTCAGGGCACTGGCCTCACTGAATctgatgaagaggatgaaaCCAATGAGGAGTCTCCTTACGCATCGTCATCCTCTGCCCCAGTCGCATCTTCGCACATACCGGAAGGCTGCCTCGTCCTTCAGTGA